One window from the genome of Breoghania sp. L-A4 encodes:
- a CDS encoding 4Fe-4S dicluster domain-containing protein: MELLDQQDERDERNRRWDEPFGDTLLDPQAVARVLALPAFTDVEAENFPPWLPLADILANDGRLRRVNRGEVIIRKGDYGNSLFVILEGAVAGLGASAAETRGTRAGRRTRPSWRRALGRLFARPTPPEYRATRHNRRARHQAARADTLQGIGKVDVNALMAKSGTFTLSAPEMFGEIAALTRSPRNASVFALEDDTVLFELRWQGLREIRNWSLPFRERIDALYHERGLLTRLLQCPVFDHVGDAALDEIAQHSLFETYGNFDWTQRFKSEIGRRRGTGHIIEQEPLICQEGNHVDGLLLINNGFARVSERVDHGERTIGHLSHDDTFGLSEIAAMERGEHGVTLSASLRAIGYVDVIRIPTSLIREHVLPGLPAHFLKASSGDQSGQAETAEPMRQGMMDFVVDHRFINGENAMVINLDRCVGCDDCVRACATAHDNNPRFVRHGHAFENAMIVNACMHCSDPVCLIGCPTGAIHRTAETGTVIIDDSICIGCSTCANSCPYNNIRMVDIRDETGAIMRDREGRPIARATKCDLCAGQLTGPACAQACPHDALARVNIRDTEKLLKWLG, translated from the coding sequence GTGGAACTCCTCGACCAGCAGGATGAACGCGACGAGCGCAACCGGCGCTGGGACGAACCCTTCGGCGACACCTTGCTCGATCCGCAGGCCGTCGCGCGGGTGCTCGCCCTGCCCGCCTTCACTGATGTGGAGGCGGAGAATTTTCCGCCGTGGCTGCCGCTTGCGGACATCCTCGCCAATGACGGACGGCTGCGCCGCGTCAACCGCGGCGAGGTGATCATCCGCAAGGGCGACTACGGCAACTCGCTCTTCGTGATCCTGGAAGGCGCGGTCGCCGGACTGGGCGCCAGCGCCGCGGAGACGCGCGGGACCAGAGCCGGACGCCGCACGCGTCCCTCGTGGCGCCGCGCGCTCGGCCGGCTGTTTGCCCGCCCCACGCCACCGGAATACCGCGCCACGCGGCACAACCGCCGCGCCCGGCATCAGGCCGCGCGCGCCGACACCCTGCAGGGCATCGGCAAGGTGGATGTGAACGCCCTGATGGCGAAAAGCGGCACCTTCACCCTGTCGGCGCCCGAGATGTTCGGCGAAATCGCGGCGCTGACGCGAAGCCCGCGCAACGCCTCCGTCTTCGCCCTGGAAGACGACACGGTCTTGTTCGAGCTGCGCTGGCAGGGCCTGCGCGAGATCCGCAACTGGTCGCTGCCGTTCCGCGAACGCATCGACGCCCTGTACCACGAGCGCGGCCTGCTCACCCGGCTGCTGCAATGCCCGGTGTTCGATCACGTCGGCGACGCGGCGCTGGACGAGATCGCGCAGCACTCGCTGTTCGAGACCTACGGCAATTTCGACTGGACGCAGCGCTTCAAGAGCGAGATCGGCCGCCGGCGCGGCACCGGCCACATCATCGAGCAGGAACCGCTGATCTGCCAGGAGGGCAACCATGTGGACGGGCTGCTCCTGATCAACAACGGGTTTGCCCGCGTGTCCGAGCGCGTGGATCACGGCGAACGCACCATCGGCCACCTGTCGCACGACGACACGTTCGGTCTGAGCGAGATCGCCGCCATGGAACGCGGCGAACACGGCGTGACGCTGTCGGCAAGCCTGCGGGCGATCGGCTATGTCGACGTGATCCGCATCCCCACGAGCCTGATCCGCGAACACGTGCTGCCCGGCCTGCCCGCGCACTTCCTCAAAGCGTCATCCGGCGATCAGTCCGGGCAGGCCGAGACCGCCGAGCCGATGCGCCAGGGCATGATGGATTTCGTCGTCGATCACCGCTTCATTAATGGCGAAAACGCCATGGTGATCAATCTCGACCGCTGCGTGGGCTGCGACGACTGCGTGCGCGCCTGCGCCACCGCGCATGACAACAATCCGCGCTTCGTCCGCCACGGCCATGCGTTCGAAAACGCCATGATCGTCAACGCCTGCATGCATTGCAGCGATCCCGTTTGCCTGATCGGCTGCCCGACCGGCGCGATCCACCGCACGGCGGAAACCGGCACGGTGATCATCGATGACAGCATCTGCATCGGCTGCTCCACCTGCGCCAACTCCTGCCCCTACAACAACATCCGCATGGTCGACATCCGCGACGAGACCGGCGCCATCATGCGCGACCGCGAGGGCCGGCCGATCGCGCGCGCCACCAAATGCGACCTGTGCGCGGGCCAGCTCACCGGACCCGCCTGCGCCCAGGCCTGCCCGCACGACGCGCTGGCCCGCGTCAACATCCGCGATACCGAGAAGTTGCTCAAATGGCTTGGCTGA
- a CDS encoding cytochrome c family protein, translating into MRLNATNTGRAAGFLRAGLLAAMVMAVGLARPALASDMNPELVVGPNECAECHKKETAIWQGTHHFTTFRDLPQSKEAKEIGDKMGVKRLKADSACLSCHFTVQTVAGETKAIAGNSCESCHGEARNWYKVHSGFSGKKEGQESKEEIAARWAKSEAAGMIRPKMTYRLAKNCFSCHLVPHEKLVNVGGHTAGSAFELVSWSQGEVRHNTWYNKGASNPEASLERKRMLFLVGRIAELETALIGVSKATEKADYALKMAKRADNARKVIASLAKLLPEAPELAEVHKAATSAALKLNNEAELAAAAGQISVLGLKFADSYDGSSFGAIDKYIPGPDKFKGKPAN; encoded by the coding sequence ATGAGACTCAATGCAACGAATACCGGGCGGGCGGCCGGGTTTCTGAGGGCCGGACTCCTCGCGGCCATGGTGATGGCGGTCGGCCTGGCGCGGCCGGCGCTGGCCTCGGACATGAATCCGGAGCTGGTGGTCGGGCCGAACGAATGCGCCGAATGCCACAAGAAGGAGACGGCGATCTGGCAGGGCACCCACCATTTCACGACCTTCCGCGACCTGCCGCAAAGCAAGGAAGCCAAGGAAATCGGCGACAAGATGGGCGTCAAGCGGCTGAAGGCCGACAGCGCCTGCCTGAGCTGCCATTTCACCGTCCAGACGGTGGCGGGAGAGACCAAGGCGATTGCCGGCAACTCGTGCGAGTCGTGTCACGGCGAAGCCAGGAACTGGTACAAGGTGCATTCCGGTTTCTCCGGCAAGAAGGAAGGCCAGGAGAGCAAGGAAGAGATCGCCGCGCGCTGGGCCAAGTCCGAAGCCGCCGGCATGATCCGTCCCAAGATGACCTACCGGCTCGCCAAGAACTGCTTCAGCTGCCACCTGGTGCCGCATGAGAAGCTGGTCAACGTGGGCGGTCACACCGCCGGCAGCGCGTTCGAGCTGGTGAGCTGGTCGCAGGGCGAAGTGCGCCACAACACCTGGTACAACAAGGGCGCCTCCAACCCCGAAGCCTCGCTCGAGCGCAAGCGCATGCTGTTTCTCGTCGGCCGCATCGCCGAGCTGGAAACCGCGCTGATCGGCGTCTCCAAGGCGACCGAGAAGGCGGACTACGCGCTGAAGATGGCCAAGCGCGCCGACAACGCGCGCAAGGTGATCGCCAGCCTCGCCAAGCTGCTGCCCGAGGCGCCCGAACTCGCCGAGGTTCACAAGGCCGCCACCTCCGCGGCGCTGAAGCTCAACAACGAGGCGGAGCTCGCCGCCGCCGCGGGCCAGATTTCCGTGCTGGGGCTGAAATTCGCCGACAGCTATGACGGATCGAGCTTCGGGGCGATCGACAAATACATTCCCGGCCCGGACAAGTTCAAGGGCAAGCCGGCCAATTGA